A region from the Catellatospora sp. TT07R-123 genome encodes:
- a CDS encoding phytoene/squalene synthase family protein encodes MEPQLPEAELAAAYARCRELHRQHGRTYYLATRLLPGWKRPHVHALYGFTRHADEIVDRTEELPPAQRARLLRDWSDRFVAGLHGARTDDPLLPAVLHTIAAFDLDRADFASFLHSMAMDLEITAYADYDALLEYMEGSAAVIGTMMLPILDPADPAAAREPARQLGLAFQLTNFIRDVAEDLDRGRVYLPQEDLRRFGVTDAELHECARRHAATPAVRELVRFEIARARAHYALAAPGVTMLAPTSQACIRTAYHLYAGILDEVEQAGHDVFARRAVVPNRRRLAVAARCLLTRPGTPVAAPPVPSPQPVC; translated from the coding sequence GTGGAGCCGCAATTGCCGGAGGCGGAACTCGCCGCGGCGTACGCCCGCTGTCGTGAGCTGCACCGACAGCACGGCCGCACCTACTACCTGGCCACCCGCCTGCTGCCGGGGTGGAAGCGCCCGCACGTGCACGCGCTCTACGGCTTCACCCGCCACGCCGACGAGATCGTCGACCGCACCGAGGAGCTGCCGCCCGCGCAGCGGGCCCGGCTGCTGCGCGACTGGTCCGACCGGTTCGTGGCCGGGCTGCACGGTGCCCGCACCGACGACCCGCTGCTGCCCGCGGTCCTGCACACCATCGCCGCGTTCGACCTGGACCGGGCCGACTTCGCCTCGTTCCTGCACTCCATGGCCATGGACCTGGAGATCACCGCGTACGCCGACTACGACGCGCTGCTGGAGTACATGGAGGGCTCGGCGGCGGTGATCGGCACGATGATGCTGCCGATCCTCGACCCGGCCGACCCGGCCGCCGCCCGCGAGCCCGCCCGGCAGCTCGGACTGGCGTTCCAGCTCACCAACTTCATCCGCGACGTCGCCGAGGACCTCGACCGCGGCCGGGTCTACCTGCCGCAGGAGGACCTGCGCCGGTTCGGGGTCACCGACGCCGAACTGCACGAGTGCGCGCGGCGGCATGCGGCGACCCCGGCCGTGCGCGAGCTGGTCCGGTTCGAGATCGCCCGTGCCCGTGCCCACTACGCCCTGGCCGCGCCGGGCGTCACCATGCTCGCCCCGACCTCGCAGGCCTGCATCCGCACCGCCTACCACCTGTACGCGGGCATCCTCGACGAGGTCGAGCAGGCCGGGCACGACGTGTTCGCCCGGCGCGCCGTGGTGCCGAACCGGCGGCGGCTGGCGGTGGCCGCGCGCTGCCTGCTCACCCGCCCCGGCACGCCGGTCGCCGCGCCGCCGGTGCCGTCCCCGCAGCCGGTGTGCTGA
- a CDS encoding lycopene cyclase domain-containing protein, which produces MDPLRYLLILAACLAVTLPLELLLGARVYRRPRRLLAALAPVVALFVLWDLAAVARGHWWFDPRYTTGARLLGLPVEEWLFFVVVPLCALLTYEVLGRAGHLLRSPAHPEERKGTLSPESVAEGAPLDVAARGGRRGR; this is translated from the coding sequence ATGGACCCGCTGCGCTACCTGCTGATCCTCGCCGCGTGCCTGGCCGTGACGCTGCCGCTGGAGCTGCTGCTCGGCGCCCGGGTCTACCGCCGCCCGCGCCGCCTGCTGGCCGCGCTCGCCCCGGTGGTCGCCCTGTTCGTGCTGTGGGACCTGGCCGCGGTCGCCCGCGGGCACTGGTGGTTCGACCCCCGCTACACCACCGGCGCCCGCCTGCTCGGGCTGCCCGTCGAGGAGTGGCTGTTCTTCGTCGTCGTCCCGCTGTGCGCGCTGCTCACGTACGAAGTGCTCGGCCGCGCCGGCCATCTGCTCCGCTCGCCCGCCCATCCCGAGGAAAGGAAGGGCACCCTCTCGCCAGAATCGGTGGCAGAGGGTGCCCCTCTCGACGTCGCAGCCCGTGGGGGCCGACGTGGGCGGTGA
- a CDS encoding lycopene cyclase domain-containing protein — MGGEYTVAAVAASVAVVALELGVLRTGLLRSVRYWVTLAIAFAFQVPVDGWLTRPDATVVHYDDAAISGLRAPWHIPVEDYGFGFALVTLTLLLWLKLRPAHRGQGADE, encoded by the coding sequence GTGGGCGGTGAGTACACCGTCGCCGCGGTCGCCGCGTCCGTGGCGGTGGTGGCGCTGGAGCTGGGCGTGCTGCGCACCGGGCTGCTGCGCAGCGTCCGCTACTGGGTCACCCTGGCCATCGCGTTCGCGTTCCAGGTGCCGGTCGACGGCTGGCTGACCCGGCCGGACGCGACCGTCGTGCACTACGACGACGCCGCGATCTCCGGCCTGCGGGCGCCGTGGCACATCCCGGTCGAGGACTACGGCTTCGGCTTCGCCCTGGTCACGCTGACCCTGCTGCTCTGGCTCAAGCTGCGCCCGGCCCACCGCGGACAGGGCGCCGATGAGTGA